In Vanessa cardui chromosome 24, ilVanCard2.1, whole genome shotgun sequence, the genomic window ATTTACATCGCCCGTCGCGTTCGCAGCGTAAATAAGTAGGCGCGAAGCGACGGTTCAGTGGAATAACATCATATTACGATACATTTGAATAGAAATTTCGcaagaaacaaaatatcaagGTCATGCGGATTTCCTATCAATGTCATATTATATCGTGCACATTTAACAAAGGCCCTGCAATGAATTGCAAAGGGGCGGGGGTGCGAAATATgcgaaatattgaaaattatccCATTAGAATCAGTTTCGATAACTGATTAAGACCGCATTCACAGTTTTAAATGCGATATATTGACTAATATCACAACCCTCCGTGGCGTAGTTCCCGCGTTTAGCGGGAAGCGAACGTTCTGTCAGCCATGTTGAGACGCAGGCAAACATTAGTGATATAACACGGAAATAACATCACTTCACAGCTCAATTAGTCCTTATTAGATGCacattaatataaagaaaattaatataaatacatttttcacaACTATACCTGATTGTCACTGATTTTTGCTTTATCGGTATCACCCGACATTTTTCCTATGAAGAAATTGAAAGCGAATTCCAAGCGTCTTCAAACACCGGACAACACAAATGCACGCACccacaacatagaaaaaaaagtttgcgTTTTGTTACGTTCaatgtaaatatactttttaaacttttataacaaagtattaataaattttattaaatttaagaagatttaattgtataatgttaataaatgaactTATCTtccttaaatttaatgttttatagacttaaaaattacattttaaaagaaaacgaaGTGAAAACaaattgtaacattattttttttaacatttataattaactgagatattaattacattattaaaataataaataatttaatttataagagtTATGTGTAGCGTTTAAAGGATATGTACAATCAAAACGCCCCTTACCATAgacaatattaaaatgattttttataacgtCACACTACATGTAAGCTTTCTCTTTTAATTATaagctattaatattttgaaatgaaaatctTGTAAAGTTAGGTAAAGactatttatctaataaataagacataattttgcaaataatataatgtacgaTTTTTAATAAGACGCTCTTAGCGTTCAACCAATAGCATTCCATAGTTATGTTTGTGCTGTAACAGGATTGGTGAATTGTGtagtataatttgtaaatgaCATTTTTGACAACATCTATAAAATACTTCTTTTGTTTATGGTCCGCGTCTTCTCTCCTAGTTTGTGAGACAacagtgatatattttttggatCTTTTGATCCGTTTTAATGGCTGCCTCATTGCGCGGTTGAATGGTTGCTTTAATTTAAACATGAGTGATTATTCTTCTATGGCTACGCTTCAAAACAATAGCAAACCGGAGGGATTTGCGGCTGCTGTACAACGTGCTAGATTGGTGAGCGGATATCCATTATCTGCATAATCGTTATACTTTGACACAATGCTTTTATTActcgttaatatttttaatttacctccgtaaaacataataaagtatCGCATAATCTACCCCCTTTCTGATAATTTATACatgttaaacattataattcCTTACAGTGCTAACCTACTTTTTAGGCGTTGCGTACGTTTTATTAACTGTACCATGAAGTGATTGTTAGGTTTTAAAGGACATTCTCATACGTATTTAACCACTATTTGTAGGTTGCAGCTAAAATTGAAGGTAGCGGCAGTAAAAGATCATTGGAAGAAGGATCAGAGCCGATTCCAAAGAAACAAGCGTCAATTGAGTCTTCATATCCAATTCAACAACAGCAACCACAACCGCCACATCAAATGAGGTATATTTTGATCAAAtcgtctttatttttaataaaatttgattccCGCGCATTTTGTTATATCTGCAAAAATGCATtatatatgacaaaaataactcaaaacagctagtaatataaatagtaaaaaaaaccatattttattttgaatttatcaaGAATTATCTTATAAAAGAATTCATTAATTGTGTACTTCAACTATGCAGTGTTGTACAAACAAGTATAAATAAGAATGAACTTAAATATCAACAAAGAAATATAACAGAACTACCTTAGCTCATCTTACATAAATTTGACATGAGTGTTATATGTTATTGATAAAgcaatatcaataatttacatCACAACAAAAGTTTTCCTTTATTAATTCCATATAACCTTAAAAAATAACtgaattatcttaataatattttttattgagaaatactttcattaaaaagtacttaacataaaaaaatttagaaatattgtataatatttttataaccaaaatatttcaaacatcaaataaaaaggCTATCACTATCCCGTAATttcatatagtatatatatggtAATATGAAAACATTGAGTAGAGATATAGTATGAAAATCAGTGCATTACACTACATTTGAGCTTCATGTAAACTTGTCTGGATAGGGATAATCTATCATCATATATTCGgcataatacttagtattatcaTGTTCCATtgtgaaggatgagtgagcgagtgtaaATGTACAACTACAACAAGGGTCCCAAGGTTTGCGGAGCAGTGACAATATATAATGGATGAAACTGTTtaatttccaaattaattttgatgtcttgaacttaaatataattttaggtaTACACAATGAGACTTGATATATTTGAACAGTTTTATTTCGTCTTTGAAAATTATATGGATTATGACACTTGTACAAATCCAATATCTGtgaatatttagatataataaaaatatacataatacagttCAAATAAATGTACGACAAGTCATGATgacttaacatataaataaaatataagcatagtttttatgtttaatgtcGCTGGAGAATTGCAAGTTtaactttgtttatattaaccTATATTTACAACATCAATATAGacgtaattatattgaatagatTGTATATGTAATCTTGCTTTCTAATCTGTCCGTCAAGTACACAACTgactttgattaaatttgttgCATTACAGGATACATATGCAGTATTGAAATGTAAACTGCAAGTTTTCATGATAGTGCAAAATGCATATAAagaactgtatttatttttacttatacaaCTTGTTAAGATTTGTCGTTCTTAGAATTGTTATTTGTTAGGATTGATAGGAGAATAGTTgatttgaagtatttattttcacttgAAGTTtttcttggtggcagggctttttgcaagcccgtctgggtaggtaccacccactcatcagttattctaccgccaaataacagtactcagtattgttgtgttttggtttgatgggtgagtcagccagtgtaaccacaggcacaaggggcacaacatcttagtttccatggttggtggcacattgacgatgtaaggaatagttaatatttcttacaacatcattgtctatgggtgatggtgaacactttccatcaggtggctcatatgctcgtccagcAACCTAAACACGTTTGGTTGGTTAAACCCTTAAACAAATATTGTGTTAAACTATACCATTCAGACATTGCCAAACCTTTTTAAAGCAACAAAtccttcatataaaattattaagcttaccttaaattagtaaatatctTGGAGATCTCgagtatgtataaatttatatgtgtttTGGTAGTGTAACGGCGGCATCGGTTGCGACGCGTATCGCGAATACGTCAGCGGCGCCCGCACCCCCCTCCGCCCCGCCGAACATGATGCCCGATCAGACTATCAACGAGTACATCAGGGTTCCGGATAAAATGGTCGGACTTAGTGAGTACATACACTAACACAAATTGTATCAGTGAGTTGGTAAGCTTTATATCGGCCTTCTTAAGgcgaggcctttgcccagctgTGGAATGAAAGCAAagtcataaatacaaatattttttatgaagagAAAGGATGTATAACTAACTACTCTATAGTATTATATCTTCTAACCGATAGTGTATATACTAATTTCCTTGTATAACTTTAAATTCACTTTGTTATTATTTCCTATTCGGTTCCTTTGTTGTAAAAGTCCAGtgctaataatattgtattaaaatataaacaattctaTCATAAGACTAgttcaaagtaaaattaattgtatccgcaatttttattaaataacataattaagtaTGTCGGCACATATAAGTTTAAAGAATATACTAACTCTGAAACATCtagctttttataattatccaTATAAAATGTTCATGGTCTTAATGAATTCGTTACTTTTAGGTTATATAGGTTgaatatttataggttatatttTATGGGGTAAATATTTCCCTTAAATTCGTCGTTATGTAATGTAACATAGCCAGTACTGGAAGTACTATGAGATTCTTGCCTCGTCTTATTATAGAAGACAAAAAGATGTAGAATGTAATCTGACCTTGAAAGCCGactaagttaattatttatgttcagGTCATTAAGAAATGATGATTTGTCATTCTCGAAAGATATTAGCTAACTGTGCGGAATTTACGTTAGTGCACAAGTATCTGTACTGTAGTATATCTCAAATTCATCGTCCCATGAGAGTGTAAACACTGGCTAGTTCTAAGCTATTGCCTGTTACTAAGAATTCGTTATAACAGTTTGGATAAGCTAGTCATTAAACTAACTAAGCAATTTGAGACAAACGTATTGTGTCTCAACGATCAATATGAAGGTGTTAAACTAACACACGAGACATAgcttcttaaatatattataaggcaGCAAAATTCTGCCACCATCACCAACTCCTAGATGaatgtacagtcggagtaagaaaagattcgtaaccttaagatctattatcgTTTGCTCAGTATGAGCGGCAATCTGCTTTACGGATCGAGAatgacgtattgcgtcgcaatgatttgatgtttagattcaaaaggtactaagagcttaaaagttgataaaggaattaatttgaaaactgactgactgactccGTCTGTACGAGTGGCACTACAAGtggcaacattttattttaatgataaattgttTGTCAGTCATAGGACGTGGTGGCGAGCAGATAACTCGTCTGCAAGCAGAGTCGGGCTGCAAGATACAGATGGCGCCGGACTCGGGCGGTCAGCCGGACCGACTGTGCACTCTCACGGGATCCCGGGAGGCCATCACGAGGGCTAAGtatgtatctattatattaatatgacaggatttcattcatatatcatttattaaaattacactttgaatgaatactattttaaaatatgtactgccaataatatgtaagtaaaatatacaaattattttacttaacattaataattttgtgtaaaaCAACGtcgtaattaataacaaaaaaaaatcatattaatttatttgtaaaaatataaattattaatataaattactcaatttaaattatttattacctacttGTTGAATGAAAATGAGGCTTCAGTTAATCAGTGAGACATGTACTCTTTCTTAATTTCATCAATCAtatcttacaaataatacatgCATTCtcataaattgttaaataacaatCTTTAGTAAAAATGAGAAACTGGCCTCAGTTTCGAAACGTTTTGCTGTTGTTATGAAGTTCGAACATTCCTCACAGGGAACTAGTCAATCAGATCGTCAATCACCGTGGTCGTGAGAACGCTCCGCAGCATCAAGACAATCCAGGTGGTGGAATGCCACCCATGAACAGGGGTGGTGGTGGTGGGCTCGCAGTCACGGTCAgtgcataaaattattataagtttatatacCAATTTTATAGCAAAAAACCTTCCAAACGACAAGAAAAAACAATCaagtttaactttattttaatttgttttattaaaaagcacgaaacttataattaatatcttaataacTTAACTatcaattttcattaataaaatgtcatttgataacaatgatgttttagtgaacagatatgttattaacgcgcgaaaagtgaagactagaaaacgtcctaattgggacgtttgccttaagtcgttttacgtagtaatacgttttgcgtaattaaaacatctagttatcccttttacttgttgtttttatcaagctatcctttttacttttaacgaaatgtaaaaataatctaaaataaacggtccccggcgcggcacacttttttctgttgtttagtatggatataacatatctgtttattagaatatcattgtttgataacaataaaaaataaataagtagttaaCATAGAattttttaacaacaaaatcaaacattttttttactatttactatAATACTATATTGTTCAACAGGAAGAAATAATGCTGCCCGGCCCTAAAGTTGGTTTGATCATTGGCAAGAATGGTAAGACCATAAAGCAACTGCAGGAACAGTCTGGTGCCAAGATGGTGGTCATACAAGATGGACCTAATACTGAATATGTGAGTTTTCTTCAACAAATATCGTTTCGAGTAATCTTCAACAAATATCGTTTCGAGCGACCAAAGATAATATAGGAAAGagctatgttaaataattaattatgaaaatcagTAATAGTTTACCTAAACAACAGCTatacaatcaaatcaatttaattcaagtgAACTTAAAaatgaagcatttttgaatcgtccataattaaattgttgctttcggaaagcagcttgtAGCAAGTAAAAAACAGCAAGAATCTCGCATTGTTGCtcttttcaaaataaacagatttacaatgctgttctttacaagtagtcttattattattaacaacaacaacagcctgtaaattcccactgctgggctaaaggcaggAGGCCttcctccctttgaggagaaggtttggaaccattccaccacgctgttccaatgcgggttggtggaatgcacatgtggcagaatttctatgaaatttgtcacatgcaggtttcctcacgatgtttctcaccgctgagcacgagatgaattataaagataaattaaagcacatggatcagcggtgctgaaacgcacgcgttctaacctctgggccatctcgactgttaaaaactttgaaaaatgttGATATGAATGCTGTTCTAGGAGAAACCTCTCCGTATATCCGGAGATCCGTCGAAGGTGGAGCACGCAAAGCAGCTTGTTTTTGAGCTGCTGGCAGACAAAGACATGCAGCAGGGCGGCGGCGGTCCGCGCTCGTACGACGACGGAGGCTACCAGCAGGAGCAGGGCAATGGACTCGCCACCAATTCCACTGAGGTATGCCTCTCATAACACCAACacctgaggtcctgggttcgatacccagccgagtcaatgtagattatcattagttttctatgttttgggtctgggtgttagtggtaccgtcgttacttctgattttccataacacaagtgcgttactacttattggtatcagagtaatgtatgtgatgttgtctcatatttattattattatttgttatttataaatgttatatttgatatgttaatagattgttattatttttcttcaattaaagtttacatactaaaactaaaaatataaatatcatattaaaggAGGTTGTCATAATAGTCTGGCTACATTCATAGTACAAGCTgattatattgtacatgtatataAAGATTTGATAGAATTCCATATTTACATATCATATGAAGGAATAACATCTAATTATTTAGATACATTTCATGATAGTAATGataatatgttgttttattagGTCTTAGTACCAAAAGTGGCAGTCGGTGTGGTGATCGGAAGAGGTGGTGACATGATTAAGAAAATCCAGGCTGAAACCGGCTGCAGGGTTCAGTTTCACCAAGAGAGGGATGACGGACCTGGAGATAAGAGGTAAATTATATCTTTTGATCCTTTACCTAACTCCCTAAACTTTTACAGttcataaaaattcaataaaatgtatttaacacccattttaaaataatttctgtgGTTTATtcttgtaaaaattaaagtaatttattaatcatttaatgatacaatgaaaatttaatctattattaacaataagtatatatattttatgagctAATTAAGCtcataaaaatgttacataatcaTGGCTGTATtaccatattattaaaataacattattttttttttttttcaaaactttaatttttaattgctgATCTttctttaaactttttattaacattattattttaatgaaacaggTGCTACTTACAAGGCAAACCTCATCAAGTGGAACAGGCAAGGCAAATGATTGAAGATTTAATTGCAAGTGTAAATGTGAGTATTACAtatcattatacaaataattataaatcataacaTATTTTGGGGTATTTTGAAACCATTAATAAGCTTCCTTCCATTATAGAACTTTCACcagaaattaagtaattatttgatTGTGTAGCATAGTTATTagtcattgttttgttttcaaagaCTTTAATGGAGTATTCTTAATGGTACTTAgtggtttttaaataatttctctgTGAAGTGAAGGAAGTTCTGTAGATCGTGAGGATTTAATGTTTGAGTTTTTTCTAATCTaacattattactatataaatctttatttttaaattatttttatcgttttattgATTATTCGAAAATTATTCACCATGATAATGCATTTTAACGAACTTTCTTATCAGTCATaggtctatttttttttaatcttttattatttttaaaaagtcaaCAAACTTATAAACCTAGAGAATCGCCGAGTTTATTGGTGTAAAGACAGTATGCATAACAATTACAATTctcgtaaaaaaacacaataaaatgtCCTTatctttaatgtttattttttgcatgCTAGAATAGAGAATTGTAGTAATAAATTTGTCAATActgcaatgatgttgtagtaaacagatatgttattaacgcgcaaaaagtgaagactagaaaacgtcctaattgggacgtttgcctttagtcgttttatgtagtaatacgttataatacatcataattacgtagtaatacgttttgcgtaattaaaacatctagttatcccttttacttaatgtttttatcaagctatcctttttacttgtaacgaaatgtaaaaataaacggtccccggcgcggcacacttttttctgttgtttagtatggatataacatatgtgtttatttgaatacCATTGTAATACTGTTTATATAAACGTTTATATAAACGGCGTTCTTTATTTAGTGAATATTCACTAAATAAAGAACGCCGTTCGAATCGGCGTCTTAAGTGTTAACTAttgtctgttcgcgttaagaatgcagtgagttgtcattctttaccggcctgactccgccccctttgaccaatcaaatcttttcaaattacaaagtcaagttcacatttaattaattattaactgatatttttatttttataatttaaattttgtttatttatttatttatatttaatttattcaggctgtacacgtaataattaatgtaacctatagctactagatgacgtgtcaaaatatgtaaatttctacatcgagattgcaagattcgcaaacgattgtatatagtgttaagaattttgttgattaataccccgattcgattttttattttaatgtgaattttttaaattcattatacttagtctttaaaacaaatataatttgttggaattttaacacaaatatgcatacaccttcaccctgctgttaaaaaagatttgattggtcaggaggcggagtaaagccggtaaacaatgacaactcactgcattcttaacgcgaacaaactatagtcCACCAATCCTCGTTGGGCGGTTGCGAGGCGAGTAGTGTAGCGACGTAATCGATGGCTCGTTACGGTCACCCAGCTGTCTCCGCAGTTGGCGATCCGGtcggggcgcgggcgcggcggcgcgcaGCGCAACGGCGCCGAGCGCGACTTCCAGCAGTGGCCCGAGCAGGGACAGGAGGTCCGCGTCACATTCACCGTCTCCAACATCAAGTGCGGCCTCATCATCGGACGAGGTAACTAGCCATGCCAATGACATTCCACTAATCAATCATCTACTTATGATCACTGTAATTTTATTTCGGAAGTAGATTATtcagccacctgatggtaagtggtcaccatcactcatagacaatgacgctgtaagaaatattaactattccttacatcgtcagtgtgccaccaaacttggggactaagatgttatgtcccttgtgcctgtagttacactggctcactcacccttcaaaccggaacacaacaatactgagtactgttatttggcggtagaataactgataagtgggtggtacctacccagacgggcttgcacaaagccctaccaccaagtgactgttgtttattttttgtctttttatgGTTAAACGGATTACATACAAGTAattaacctatttttttttagtatagccaaattcttattatttttttaagtgggttataatgtaatattgtttaatttttaatatgtttacaaaTATCGTGTAGGTGGCGATGTTATTAAACAAATCAACGCTCAGTCCGGTGCGCACTGCGAACTGGATCGCCGGACGCAGAACAACGACCGTAACAATCGCACATTCTACATACGCGGACACCCAGAGGCGGTAGAGCATTGTAAGCGGATCATCATGGAGAAAGTTGGGACGGTGAGGATTGATTAGTTATATACTTCCTATTGTCTTATAGTatcatataacaacaacaacaacaacaacaacagcctgtaaattcccactgctgggcttaaggcctcctctccctttgaggagaatttgtacacccctaccatcctatctctctcctctaccaaagattgtctggaagagatcgctgttttagcgataaagccgcctattgtacatttgttttttctttgttttactcctattatttttgtctatattggtgtgcaataaaaagtatataaataaataaataaattctttgcATTTTTTTCATCTTAACCATTGTTAATTCACCTTGTTGATAACAGCCAGTGAACTTCATGCCCGATAACGGAAACGGCGGTAATGGTGGCGGTGGTGGTAACAACGGTAACGGTGGTGATTACTACGGAGGTGCGCCTGCGCCCGGCCCTCCAGCCTGGGGATACAACCCGCACTGGCATCACCAACAACAGCATCAGCCACAGGTAAATAAATATGGTCTTTGCAATCAAAGATAGCTATCTGCACcaggtttaatataaaattcggCTTTCTTAAAGTAATAGTTTCAAAGGTAGCaatctacaaaattaaaatagttttcataaCTCGTGTAGAATGATTTTTACTGTCATATAACATTAGTTCAaccttatacttatatattatactatttaaaaagttttgtaaCCCCAAGTCAAACAAATTAACCCACaaactgtttttattgttttaccaACATTTGTCAAAATGTTAGATTACCACCTTTGATACTAGTCGACTCATTAATCtgccacagattataaattatgtagttATGTAATGTCTTGTGTAATGTTTTTCATGAGATTAATATCACGGATTTGTATTTGTCAATCATTGttgatttatatgtaatttttaatctttagtgatgtttaatatttcttatttttaatgtcaatgaGCCACTTGATATGTGTCATACAAGACGTAGAAATGACTTCGAAACTATAATTGTTATACCTTTATTTGTAATTGTGCAGCAACAAGTCCAAATCAATCCCGCTACTGGTCAACCAGACTACTCCCAACAATGGATAGACTATTACCGGTCACTAGGACTGATGCGCGAGGCTGAAGCGGTGGAACAACAGactaaacaacaacagcaaggTAAGTTTGTGATGATAAACAACAATGAAATATAATGGTATGAGAATCTTAGTACAAgggataattttaaaaatagttgtaGTCAATGGATagagtaattaaaattacacatacatttttaaaggacataccaacaacaacaacagcctgtaacttcccactgctgggctaaagacctcgtctccctttgaggagaaggtttgaaacatattccaccacgctgttccaatgcgggttggtggaatacacatgtggcagaaattctatgaaatttgtcacatgcaggtttcctcacgatgttttccttcaccgctgagcatgggatgaattataaagacaaattaagcacatgaatcagcggtgcttgcctgggtttgaacccgcaatcatcggttaagatgcatgcgttctaaccactgggccatctcgactctaggaCATACCAGAAGTTACaaaattcttttatattaattaacaggGTCTGGTGGCGGTGGCGCGCCCACAACGCCCACGTCAGCGCCGGCCAGTGCGCAGCCCGCCTCGCCCGCGCCAGCCGCTGACTACAGCGCGCAGTGGGCAGAGTACTACCGCGGCATCGGCAAGATAAAGGAAGCCGAGGCTATAGAGGCACAGATCAAGATTAAGGTACATCCTGAAGTAAAACTTGAcgatctccatggtcgagtggtgtgtacaccggttttcatgggtacgc contains:
- the LOC124540168 gene encoding far upstream element-binding protein 3 isoform X1; the protein is MSDYSSMATLQNNSKPEGFAAAVQRARLVAAKIEGSGSKRSLEEGSEPIPKKQASIESSYPIQQQQPQPPHQMSVTAASVATRIANTSAAPAPPSAPPNMMPDQTINEYIRVPDKMVGLIIGRGGEQITRLQAESGCKIQMAPDSGGQPDRLCTLTGSREAITRANSNIPHRELVNQIVNHRGRENAPQHQDNPGGGMPPMNRGGGGGLAVTEEIMLPGPKVGLIIGKNGKTIKQLQEQSGAKMVVIQDGPNTEYEKPLRISGDPSKVEHAKQLVFELLADKDMQQGGGGPRSYDDGGYQQEQGNGLATNSTEVLVPKVAVGVVIGRGGDMIKKIQAETGCRVQFHQERDDGPGDKRCYLQGKPHQVEQARQMIEDLIASVNLSPQLAIRSGRGRGGAQRNGAERDFQQWPEQGQEVRVTFTVSNIKCGLIIGRGGDVIKQINAQSGAHCELDRRTQNNDRNNRTFYIRGHPEAVEHCKRIIMEKVGTPVNFMPDNGNGGNGGGGGNNGNGGDYYGGAPAPGPPAWGYNPHWHHQQQHQPQQQVQINPATGQPDYSQQWIDYYRSLGLMREAEAVEQQTKQQQQGSGGGGAPTTPTSAPASAQPASPAPAADYSAQWAEYYRGIGKIKEAEAIEAQIKIKSQPGSAPAQSAPQATPPNPTPPSSSAGGVVSQYGQYGVYPPVYPGYPYPYPGVPPAPDHAPHQHQ
- the LOC124540168 gene encoding far upstream element-binding protein 3 isoform X2, with protein sequence MSDYSSMATLQNNSKPEGFAAAVQRARLVAAKIEGSGSKRSLEEGSEPIPKKQASIESSYPIQQQQPQPPHQMSVTAASVATRIANTSAAPAPPSAPPNMMPDQTINEYIRVPDKMVGLIIGRGGEQITRLQAESGCKIQMAPDSGGQPDRLCTLTGSREAITRANSNIPHRELVNQIVNHRGRENAPQHQDNPGGGMPPMNRGGGGGLAVTEEIMLPGPKVGLIIGKNGKTIKQLQEQSGAKMVVIQDGPNTEYEKPLRISGDPSKVEHAKQLVFELLADKDMQQGGGGPRSYDDGGYQQEQGNGLATNSTEVLVPKVAVGVVIGRGGDMIKKIQAETGCRVQFHQERDDGPGDKRCYLQGKPHQVEQARQMIEDLIASVNLAIRSGRGRGGAQRNGAERDFQQWPEQGQEVRVTFTVSNIKCGLIIGRGGDVIKQINAQSGAHCELDRRTQNNDRNNRTFYIRGHPEAVEHCKRIIMEKVGTPVNFMPDNGNGGNGGGGGNNGNGGDYYGGAPAPGPPAWGYNPHWHHQQQHQPQQQVQINPATGQPDYSQQWIDYYRSLGLMREAEAVEQQTKQQQQGSGGGGAPTTPTSAPASAQPASPAPAADYSAQWAEYYRGIGKIKEAEAIEAQIKIKSQPGSAPAQSAPQATPPNPTPPSSSAGGVVSQYGQYGVYPPVYPGYPYPYPGVPPAPDHAPHQHQ
- the LOC124540168 gene encoding far upstream element-binding protein 3 isoform X3 is translated as MSDYSSMATLQNNSKPEGFAAAVQRARLVAAKIEGSGSKRSLEEGSEPIPKKQASIESSYPIQQQQPQPPHQMSVTAASVATRIANTSAAPAPPSAPPNMMPDQTINEYIRVPDKMVGLIIGRGGEQITRLQAESGCKIQMAPDSGGQPDRLCTLTGSREAITRAKELVNQIVNHRGRENAPQHQDNPGGGMPPMNRGGGGGLAVTEEIMLPGPKVGLIIGKNGKTIKQLQEQSGAKMVVIQDGPNTEYEKPLRISGDPSKVEHAKQLVFELLADKDMQQGGGGPRSYDDGGYQQEQGNGLATNSTEVLVPKVAVGVVIGRGGDMIKKIQAETGCRVQFHQERDDGPGDKRCYLQGKPHQVEQARQMIEDLIASVNLSPQLAIRSGRGRGGAQRNGAERDFQQWPEQGQEVRVTFTVSNIKCGLIIGRGGDVIKQINAQSGAHCELDRRTQNNDRNNRTFYIRGHPEAVEHCKRIIMEKVGTPVNFMPDNGNGGNGGGGGNNGNGGDYYGGAPAPGPPAWGYNPHWHHQQQHQPQQQVQINPATGQPDYSQQWIDYYRSLGLMREAEAVEQQTKQQQQGSGGGGAPTTPTSAPASAQPASPAPAADYSAQWAEYYRGIGKIKEAEAIEAQIKIKSQPGSAPAQSAPQATPPNPTPPSSSAGGVVSQYGQYGVYPPVYPGYPYPYPGVPPAPDHAPHQHQ